The Misgurnus anguillicaudatus chromosome 21, ASM2758022v2, whole genome shotgun sequence genome includes a window with the following:
- the LOC129445676 gene encoding troponin I, fast skeletal muscle, whose amino-acid sequence MSDKKMTSSRRHQLKSLLLAIAKDLMEVEKKKDQEERARYMEEKCPPLSLPHSVQELQDLCKQLHQKIDVVDEERYDMASKVAKGEKEIEDLKIKVQDLKGKFKKPVLKKVRMSADAMLQALLGSKHKVCMDLRANLKQVKKEVKEEDKLEPVGDWRKKIEDQAGMDGRKKMFESEA is encoded by the exons ATGTCTGA TAAAAAGATGACATCGAGCCGGAGGCATCAACTAAAG AGTTTGCTCCTGGCTATAGCCAAAGACCTGATGGAGGTAGAGAAAAAGAAGGACCAGGAAGAAAGAGCACGTTATATGGAGGAGAAATGCCCTCCTCTCTCTTTGCCTCACTCTGTGCAGGAATTACAG GATCTGTGCAAACAGCTGCATCAGAAGATCGATGTGGTGGATGAGGAGAGATATGACATGGCTTCCAAAGTGGCTAAGGGTGAAAAAGAG ATTGAGGATTTGAAGATTAAGGTTCAGGACCTCAAAGGTAAATTCAAGAAGCCTGTTCTGAAGAAAGTGCGAATGTCAGCCGATGCCATGCTGCAGGCACTGCTCGGCTCTAAGCACAAAGTGTGCATGGATCTGAGAGCCAACCTCAAACAGGTCAAGAAAGAGGTCAAAGAGGAG GACAAGTTGGAACCTGTAGGTGACTGGCGTAAGAAAATCGAGGATCAGGCTGGTATGGATGGCAGAAAGAAGATGTTTGAGTCCGAGGCTTAA